A window of the Synechococcus sp. M16.1 genome harbors these coding sequences:
- a CDS encoding sugar transferase, giving the protein MFVAAGLDLAGQVILLVLLAASTNWLSVPKAIQTLAWPWGWTVFCLLLYPSLGWLFGSYTVLRWRRIPQLQLLQRVLLTCVATLVVVAIARWVINPAESIWLLHRRVQLLWLSGVFIWSLSVRIALRRGLVLPDPPQLLLVADHQEAQVIQQAWRRVPQLQNLQLLDFGLLQEHVLATNERCLITLGSQWRERTQHLGLREQLDALDPRQIQVISPAGLFERQQERLPPVLVGEGWMTYDEMPWAEPFSFQTQLKRASDVVLASGLLLITSPLLVLAMAWIWLDDPGPVFYQQKRSGWMGDPFTVLKLRTMRVQPAHAAASWTQEGDQRITRAGKVLRRLRIDELPQLLNVLTGDMSLIGPRPERPELEDALERNIPHYRMRHWMRPGLSGWAQVCAPYASSIEDSDLKLSYDLFYLKRFSIWLDLVILFRTIKTILKASGR; this is encoded by the coding sequence ATGTTTGTGGCTGCGGGTCTTGATTTAGCGGGTCAGGTGATCCTGCTCGTTCTTCTCGCTGCCTCGACGAACTGGCTTTCTGTACCCAAGGCGATCCAAACGTTGGCATGGCCTTGGGGTTGGACTGTCTTTTGTTTGTTGCTTTATCCCTCCCTGGGCTGGCTGTTTGGCAGCTACACGGTCTTGCGTTGGCGTCGTATCCCGCAGCTACAGCTGTTGCAACGTGTCTTGCTGACGTGCGTGGCCACGCTTGTTGTTGTGGCAATTGCTCGCTGGGTGATTAATCCGGCCGAAAGCATTTGGCTGCTGCATCGCCGGGTTCAGCTGCTCTGGTTGAGCGGTGTGTTCATCTGGTCGTTGTCGGTGCGAATCGCGCTGCGAAGAGGTTTGGTTCTTCCGGATCCGCCTCAGTTGTTGTTGGTGGCCGATCACCAAGAAGCGCAGGTGATTCAGCAGGCTTGGCGCCGTGTTCCGCAACTGCAGAATTTGCAGTTGCTTGATTTTGGTCTGCTTCAAGAGCACGTATTGGCGACGAATGAGCGCTGTTTGATCACGTTGGGCTCTCAATGGCGGGAGCGAACTCAGCACCTTGGGCTGAGAGAGCAGTTGGATGCATTGGATCCACGCCAGATTCAGGTGATTTCACCAGCGGGCTTATTTGAGCGCCAGCAGGAGCGGTTGCCACCTGTTCTTGTGGGTGAGGGTTGGATGACCTATGACGAAATGCCCTGGGCAGAACCGTTCAGCTTCCAGACGCAGCTCAAGCGTGCCTCTGATGTGGTTCTCGCCTCAGGTTTGCTTCTGATCACCTCACCGCTTCTGGTGTTGGCAATGGCTTGGATTTGGCTGGATGACCCAGGCCCGGTGTTTTATCAGCAAAAACGCTCGGGTTGGATGGGTGATCCGTTCACGGTGTTGAAACTGCGCACGATGCGCGTGCAGCCGGCCCATGCTGCTGCGAGCTGGACGCAAGAGGGCGACCAGCGCATCACGCGCGCAGGCAAGGTCTTGCGTCGGCTCAGGATTGATGAACTGCCGCAGCTGCTTAATGTATTGACAGGAGATATGAGCCTGATCGGGCCACGGCCAGAGCGTCCGGAGTTGGAAGACGCGTTGGAGCGCAACATTCCCCATTACCGCATGCGTCACTGGATGCGACCAGGCCTAAGTGGCTGGGCGCAGGTATGCGCTCCCTATGCCAGCAGTATCGAGGATTCTGATCTCAAGTTGTCTTACGACTTATTTTATCTCAAGCGATTCAGTATTTGGCTGGATCTTGTAATCCTATTCCGTACGATTAAGACCATTTTGAAGGCTTCAGGGCGTTGA